From a region of the Branchiostoma floridae strain S238N-H82 chromosome 13, Bfl_VNyyK, whole genome shotgun sequence genome:
- the LOC118428374 gene encoding diacylglycerol kinase epsilon-like, translating into MFLVPELSSEPLQIFLWIAYIFAVTVVVTVVRSRRKLDLPVRDVTKGHRWYEVEIFPRPTFCSVCEEHIMEGAHCDSCGICTDEGCVHAADKLFPCKRLSLPGRTSMDHVWARGNLPLCSVCFVCGVQCGTNPTLCDRRCMWCQRTVHDCCAVEDNRCDFGHYRSMIIPPYSVGLQLVGIRGRRHLSVSKLYPPVRISNWSPLMVFANPSSGNNMGEHLLREFREVLNPIQVIDLHSLSPVAGLELCRLLPTYKCRLLVCGGDGTVGWVLGALDRVKLQNQPLIGVLPLGTGNDLARVLGWGEGFVGEKSLDEILTDIAHAEVTPFDRWTVSIIHQRLFGIRRPAKVLAMNNYFSMGCDALVALNFHRQRQTRPELFTSRLFNKFWYFSYGAIDVLEQACVDLHERVKLELDGRTVHLPELEGIVVLNISSWAGGFNLWSGTGEEDVPPASFNDGILEVVGLHSSFHMGQVRIAMADPIRLGQARVVKLTLQKGTKMPVQVDGEPWEQGSATITISLRNRVNMLKKSEHHE; encoded by the exons ATGTTTCTTGTCCCGGAGTTGAGCTCGGAGCCGCTCCAGATTTTCCTGTGGATCGCCTACATCTTCGCGGTGACGGTGGTGGTGACGGTGGTGCGGTCCCGCCGTAAGCTGGATCTGCCAGTCAGGGATGTTACCAAGGGACACCGCTGGTACGAGGTGGAGATCTTTCCACGGCCGACATTTTGCAG TGTGTGTGAAGAACACATCATGGAGGGTGCTCACTGCGACTCCTGCGGCATCTGTACCGACGAGGGCTGCGTTCACGCCGCGGACAAACTCTTCCCGTGCAAGCGTCTGAGCCTCCCCGGCCGCACCAGCATGGACCACGTGTGGGCGCGCGGGAACCTGCCGCTGTGCAGCGTGTGTTTCGTGTGCGGCGTGCAGTGTGGGACCAACCCGACCCTGTGTGATCGCAGGTGTATGTGGTGTCAGAGAACAGTACATGACTGTTGTG CCGTTGAAGACAACAGGTGTGACTTTGGCCACTACAGAAGCATGATCATCCCTCCGTACAGCGTGGGGCTACAGCTGGTGGGGATACGCGGCCGGCGCCACCTCAGCGTCTCCAAACTCTACCCTCCCGTCAGGATCTCCAACTGGAGCCCGCTCATGGTGTTCGCTAACCCCAGCAGCGGAAACAACATGGGGGAACATCTACTGCGGGAGTTTAGGGAAGTCTTGAACCCCAttcag GTTATAGATCTCCACTCGCTGAGCCCTGTTGCAGGACTGGAATTGTGCCGCCTCTTGCCGACCTACAAGTGTCGTCTGCTGGTGTGTGGGGGGGACGGGACCGTGGGCTGGGTCCTAGGGGCGCTGGACAGGGTCAAACTACAG AACCAGCCACTGATAGGTGTCCTTCCCCTGGGTACGGGAAACGACCTGGCCAGAGTCCTGGGGTGGGGAGAAGGGTTCGTGGGGGAGAAGTCCCTTGACGAGATTTTGACAGACATCGCACATGCAGAGGTGACACCATTTGACAG ATGGACAGTCAGCATCATACACCAGAGACTTTTTGGTATAAGAAGACCAGCTAAG GTGCTGGCCATGAATAACTACTTCTCCATGGGTTGTGATGCTCTGGTGGCGCTCAACTTCCACCGGCAGCGCCAGACCAGACCTGAACTCTTCACAAGCAGACTCTTTAACAAG TTCTGGTACTTCAGCTATGGAGCCATTGATGTACTAGAGCAGGCCTGTGTGGACCTACATGAGAGGGTTAAG CTTGAACTTGATGGTCGGACGGTTCACCTGCCAGAGTTGGAGGGGATCGTGGTGTTGAACATCAGTTCATGGGCGGGGGGATTCAACCTGTGGAGCGGGACAGGGGAGGAGGATGTTCCACCTGCCAG TTTCAATGATGGCATCCTGGAGGTGGTGGGTCTGCACTCATCCTTCCACATGGGTCAGGTGAGGATTGCCATGGCTGACCCCATCAGGCTGGGACAGGCACGGGTCGTCAAG
- the LOC118428373 gene encoding rho GTPase-activating protein 44-like isoform X1 — MKKQFLRVKQLANQTVGRAEKTEVLSDELLQIEKKIDNVKLATHNVTKKLSACQQGGGDNLDKRMHFRKKKLPQSALSQSMLESSSLMGDETLLGTLFQLCGEGQGNLAKDLTNYEMEVEKTVMTPLTNLQEVDIPAIQTQRKRLAKLVLDMDSARSRYHSAIRSSNTGGNQAAAMAKAESLKDEMDDAQSRMNLCRDALATDMYQFVSKEQEYAHNLISLVEAQIRFHRAAISSLEKVLPAMKGQLEQAMMKPVYGLSLEEHLKITERDIALPLEACALALLEWGMEEEGLFRVAGSSSKTKKLKAALDSGIITGLADLEEYVQDVHSISGALKLYLRELPEPLMTFDLFQDWMEAGSTQDPQVKLQALWSVCDRLPKQNYNNFRYLIKFLATISTNSEVNKMSASNLALVLAPNLIWSREEGGNGMEDAALGVMVTGVASMIVQTIIQHADWFFPGEFDFQPSTPGSAGSTPQGSSTMLSAVGDSAEPVNGSGDHSLLADKLHAAHTESTQHDVTQSEGLLKQGPFGVPTQPSPQVSPYVSPRVSPTLGRKKKQPAPPPPGGTPGRGSPGAAQLQDTSLSPQPDTPVSMELPKTPERRVSGNMSRPSAPPPPKPRDKPNSRHSSNTSLDKVPGPETADAAGDKPPSTPERVPPTPPGKPPRPAPARPEAPPKRPTAEQIKPIVDPPNEESPPPINAPESPPPSMEPLEKPIVAKRPSMERKTDVGTTEKLTPPPVADRPKRTGSTGTKPQPAQRSISCPGSSEDSEEARPRVNSKEEVAAL, encoded by the exons CATTTCAGAAAG AAAAAGCTTCCACAGTCAGCCCTTTCACAGAGCATGTTGGAGTCTTCTTCCCTCATGGGGGATGAGACACTATTGGG gACATTGTTCCAGTTGTGTGGGGAAGGACAGGGAAACCTGGCTAAGGACCTCACCAACTACGAGATGGAAGTAGAGAAAACAGTCATGACACCACTCACAAATCTGCAGGAG GTGGACATCCCTGCCATCCAGACCCAGAGAAAGAGGTTAGCTAAGCTAGTACTGGACATGGACTCAGCCAGAAGCAGATACCACTCAGCTATCAGAAGTTCTAACACTGGAGGGAACCAGGCGGCAGCCATGGCCAAGGCAGAGTCCCTGAAAGATGAGATGGACGATGCACAGAGTCGGATGAACCTGTGTCGG GATGCCCTGGCCACCGAcatgtaccagtttgtgtcaAAGGAGCAGGAATATGCACATAACCTTATCAGT TTGGTTGAAGCTCAGATCAGATTCCACAGGGCGGCCATTTCCAGTTTGGAGAAGGTACTACCAGCCATGAAGGGACAACTAG AACAAGCTATGATGAAGCCAGTATATGGCCTGTCATTAGAGGAACACCTGAAGATTACAGAGAGAGACATCGCCCTGCCTCTGGAAGCCTGCGCCTTAGCTCTGTTGGAATGGGGAATGGAAGAAGAA GGGTTGTTTAGAGTAGCAGGTAGTTCctccaaaacaaagaaattgaag gCTGCTTTAGATTCGGGAATCATTACTGGGCTAGCGGACCTAGAAGAGTATGTACAGGATGTCCACTCAATATCTG GTGCATTAAAGTTGTACTTGAGAGAGCTCCCTGAGCCGTTGATGACCTTCGACTTATTCCAGGACTGGATGGAAGCAGGAAG TACTCAAGACCCACAGGTTAAGTTACAGGCACTGTGGAGTGTGTGCGACAGACTGCCCAAGCAAAACTACAACAATTTTAG ATACTTGATAAAATTTCTGGCTACCATCTCGACCAACTCGGAAGTTAACAAGATGAGCGCGAGCAATCTTGCTCTGGTGTTGGCGCCAAATCTCATCTGGTCTCGAGAAGAAGGAGG CAATGGTATGGAAGATGCTGC ACTTGGTGTCATGGTTACGGGCGTGGCTTCCATGATTGTACAGACCATCATCCAGCATGCTGATTGGTTCTTTCCTGGAG AGTTTGATTTCCAGCCGTCCACACCAGGTAGCGCTGGCAGCACACCCCAGGGTTCCAGCACGATGCTGTCCGCCGTGGGGGACAGCGCGGAACCCGTGAACGGTAGCGGGGACCACAGCCTGCTGGCCGACAAACTCCACGCAGCACACACAGAGAGCACACAACACGATGTCACACAATCAGAGGG GTTACTAAAGCAGGGCCCGTTCGGAGTCCCCACCCAGCCTAGTCCACAGGTTAGCCCCTATGTAAGCCCGCGGGTCAGCCCCACCCTCGGTAGGAAAAAGAAACAgcccgcccctccccctcctggtGGAACCCCCGGGCGGGGGTCGCCAGGCGCCGCACAGTTACAGGACACGAGTCTCAGCCCCCAGCCGGACACACCGGTCAGTATGGAACTGCCCAAAACACCGGAGCGGCGGGTCAGCGGTAACATGTCCAGACCGTCCGCCCCGCCTCCTCCCAAACCTCGGGACAAACCCAACTCCAGACACTCTTCCAACACCTCGCTCGATAAAGTCCCTGGACCAGAAACGGCAGACGCAGCCGGCGACAAACCGCCAAGTACGCCGGAGAGAGTTCCCCCCACCCCACCCGGTAAACCACCCCGCCCTGCACCAGCTCGACCAGAGGCACCGCCCAAGAGACCCACCGCGGAACAAATCAAACCTATCGTTGATCCCCCCAACGAAgaaagcccccctcccatcaaCGCTCCAgaaagcccccctccctctaTGGAACCATTAGAGAAACCCATCGTAGCAAAAAGGCCATCCATGGAGAGAAAAACAGACGTCGGGACAACAGAAAAACTCACACCTCCCCCAGTAGCTGATCGACCCAAACGGACTGGGTCCACGGGTACTAAACCCCAGCCAGCCCAACGCTCTATCTCCTGCCCAGGGTCATCAGAGGATAGCGAAGAAGCCAGACCTAGGGTTAACAGTAAAGAGGAAGTGGCAGCTCTTTAG
- the LOC118428373 gene encoding rho GTPase-activating protein 44-like isoform X2, with the protein MKKQFLRVKQLANQTVGRAEKTEVLSDELLQIEKKIDNVKLATHNVTKKLSACQQGGGDNLDKRMKKLPQSALSQSMLESSSLMGDETLLGTLFQLCGEGQGNLAKDLTNYEMEVEKTVMTPLTNLQEVDIPAIQTQRKRLAKLVLDMDSARSRYHSAIRSSNTGGNQAAAMAKAESLKDEMDDAQSRMNLCRDALATDMYQFVSKEQEYAHNLISLVEAQIRFHRAAISSLEKVLPAMKGQLEQAMMKPVYGLSLEEHLKITERDIALPLEACALALLEWGMEEEGLFRVAGSSSKTKKLKAALDSGIITGLADLEEYVQDVHSISGALKLYLRELPEPLMTFDLFQDWMEAGSTQDPQVKLQALWSVCDRLPKQNYNNFRYLIKFLATISTNSEVNKMSASNLALVLAPNLIWSREEGGNGMEDAALGVMVTGVASMIVQTIIQHADWFFPGEFDFQPSTPGSAGSTPQGSSTMLSAVGDSAEPVNGSGDHSLLADKLHAAHTESTQHDVTQSEGLLKQGPFGVPTQPSPQVSPYVSPRVSPTLGRKKKQPAPPPPGGTPGRGSPGAAQLQDTSLSPQPDTPVSMELPKTPERRVSGNMSRPSAPPPPKPRDKPNSRHSSNTSLDKVPGPETADAAGDKPPSTPERVPPTPPGKPPRPAPARPEAPPKRPTAEQIKPIVDPPNEESPPPINAPESPPPSMEPLEKPIVAKRPSMERKTDVGTTEKLTPPPVADRPKRTGSTGTKPQPAQRSISCPGSSEDSEEARPRVNSKEEVAAL; encoded by the exons AAAAAGCTTCCACAGTCAGCCCTTTCACAGAGCATGTTGGAGTCTTCTTCCCTCATGGGGGATGAGACACTATTGGG gACATTGTTCCAGTTGTGTGGGGAAGGACAGGGAAACCTGGCTAAGGACCTCACCAACTACGAGATGGAAGTAGAGAAAACAGTCATGACACCACTCACAAATCTGCAGGAG GTGGACATCCCTGCCATCCAGACCCAGAGAAAGAGGTTAGCTAAGCTAGTACTGGACATGGACTCAGCCAGAAGCAGATACCACTCAGCTATCAGAAGTTCTAACACTGGAGGGAACCAGGCGGCAGCCATGGCCAAGGCAGAGTCCCTGAAAGATGAGATGGACGATGCACAGAGTCGGATGAACCTGTGTCGG GATGCCCTGGCCACCGAcatgtaccagtttgtgtcaAAGGAGCAGGAATATGCACATAACCTTATCAGT TTGGTTGAAGCTCAGATCAGATTCCACAGGGCGGCCATTTCCAGTTTGGAGAAGGTACTACCAGCCATGAAGGGACAACTAG AACAAGCTATGATGAAGCCAGTATATGGCCTGTCATTAGAGGAACACCTGAAGATTACAGAGAGAGACATCGCCCTGCCTCTGGAAGCCTGCGCCTTAGCTCTGTTGGAATGGGGAATGGAAGAAGAA GGGTTGTTTAGAGTAGCAGGTAGTTCctccaaaacaaagaaattgaag gCTGCTTTAGATTCGGGAATCATTACTGGGCTAGCGGACCTAGAAGAGTATGTACAGGATGTCCACTCAATATCTG GTGCATTAAAGTTGTACTTGAGAGAGCTCCCTGAGCCGTTGATGACCTTCGACTTATTCCAGGACTGGATGGAAGCAGGAAG TACTCAAGACCCACAGGTTAAGTTACAGGCACTGTGGAGTGTGTGCGACAGACTGCCCAAGCAAAACTACAACAATTTTAG ATACTTGATAAAATTTCTGGCTACCATCTCGACCAACTCGGAAGTTAACAAGATGAGCGCGAGCAATCTTGCTCTGGTGTTGGCGCCAAATCTCATCTGGTCTCGAGAAGAAGGAGG CAATGGTATGGAAGATGCTGC ACTTGGTGTCATGGTTACGGGCGTGGCTTCCATGATTGTACAGACCATCATCCAGCATGCTGATTGGTTCTTTCCTGGAG AGTTTGATTTCCAGCCGTCCACACCAGGTAGCGCTGGCAGCACACCCCAGGGTTCCAGCACGATGCTGTCCGCCGTGGGGGACAGCGCGGAACCCGTGAACGGTAGCGGGGACCACAGCCTGCTGGCCGACAAACTCCACGCAGCACACACAGAGAGCACACAACACGATGTCACACAATCAGAGGG GTTACTAAAGCAGGGCCCGTTCGGAGTCCCCACCCAGCCTAGTCCACAGGTTAGCCCCTATGTAAGCCCGCGGGTCAGCCCCACCCTCGGTAGGAAAAAGAAACAgcccgcccctccccctcctggtGGAACCCCCGGGCGGGGGTCGCCAGGCGCCGCACAGTTACAGGACACGAGTCTCAGCCCCCAGCCGGACACACCGGTCAGTATGGAACTGCCCAAAACACCGGAGCGGCGGGTCAGCGGTAACATGTCCAGACCGTCCGCCCCGCCTCCTCCCAAACCTCGGGACAAACCCAACTCCAGACACTCTTCCAACACCTCGCTCGATAAAGTCCCTGGACCAGAAACGGCAGACGCAGCCGGCGACAAACCGCCAAGTACGCCGGAGAGAGTTCCCCCCACCCCACCCGGTAAACCACCCCGCCCTGCACCAGCTCGACCAGAGGCACCGCCCAAGAGACCCACCGCGGAACAAATCAAACCTATCGTTGATCCCCCCAACGAAgaaagcccccctcccatcaaCGCTCCAgaaagcccccctccctctaTGGAACCATTAGAGAAACCCATCGTAGCAAAAAGGCCATCCATGGAGAGAAAAACAGACGTCGGGACAACAGAAAAACTCACACCTCCCCCAGTAGCTGATCGACCCAAACGGACTGGGTCCACGGGTACTAAACCCCAGCCAGCCCAACGCTCTATCTCCTGCCCAGGGTCATCAGAGGATAGCGAAGAAGCCAGACCTAGGGTTAACAGTAAAGAGGAAGTGGCAGCTCTTTAG
- the LOC118428373 gene encoding rho GTPase-activating protein 44-like isoform X3, whose amino-acid sequence MKKQFLRVKQLANQTVGRAEKTEVLSDELLQIEKKIDNVKLATHNVTKKLSACQQGGGDNLDKRMHFRKKKLPQSALSQSMLESSSLMGDETLLGTLFQLCGEGQGNLAKDLTNYEMEVEKTVMTPLTNLQEVDIPAIQTQRKRLAKLVLDMDSARSRYHSAIRSSNTGGNQAAAMAKAESLKDEMDDAQSRMNLCRDALATDMYQFVSKEQEYAHNLISLVEAQIRFHRAAISSLEKVLPAMKGQLEQAMMKPVYGLSLEEHLKITERDIALPLEACALALLEWGMEEEGLFRVAGSSSKTKKLKAALDSGIITGLADLEEYVQDVHSISGALKLYLRELPEPLMTFDLFQDWMEAGSTQDPQVKLQALWSVCDRLPKQNYNNFRYLIKFLATISTNSEVNKMSASNLALVLAPNLIWSREEGGLGVMVTGVASMIVQTIIQHADWFFPGEFDFQPSTPGSAGSTPQGSSTMLSAVGDSAEPVNGSGDHSLLADKLHAAHTESTQHDVTQSEGLLKQGPFGVPTQPSPQVSPYVSPRVSPTLGRKKKQPAPPPPGGTPGRGSPGAAQLQDTSLSPQPDTPVSMELPKTPERRVSGNMSRPSAPPPPKPRDKPNSRHSSNTSLDKVPGPETADAAGDKPPSTPERVPPTPPGKPPRPAPARPEAPPKRPTAEQIKPIVDPPNEESPPPINAPESPPPSMEPLEKPIVAKRPSMERKTDVGTTEKLTPPPVADRPKRTGSTGTKPQPAQRSISCPGSSEDSEEARPRVNSKEEVAAL is encoded by the exons CATTTCAGAAAG AAAAAGCTTCCACAGTCAGCCCTTTCACAGAGCATGTTGGAGTCTTCTTCCCTCATGGGGGATGAGACACTATTGGG gACATTGTTCCAGTTGTGTGGGGAAGGACAGGGAAACCTGGCTAAGGACCTCACCAACTACGAGATGGAAGTAGAGAAAACAGTCATGACACCACTCACAAATCTGCAGGAG GTGGACATCCCTGCCATCCAGACCCAGAGAAAGAGGTTAGCTAAGCTAGTACTGGACATGGACTCAGCCAGAAGCAGATACCACTCAGCTATCAGAAGTTCTAACACTGGAGGGAACCAGGCGGCAGCCATGGCCAAGGCAGAGTCCCTGAAAGATGAGATGGACGATGCACAGAGTCGGATGAACCTGTGTCGG GATGCCCTGGCCACCGAcatgtaccagtttgtgtcaAAGGAGCAGGAATATGCACATAACCTTATCAGT TTGGTTGAAGCTCAGATCAGATTCCACAGGGCGGCCATTTCCAGTTTGGAGAAGGTACTACCAGCCATGAAGGGACAACTAG AACAAGCTATGATGAAGCCAGTATATGGCCTGTCATTAGAGGAACACCTGAAGATTACAGAGAGAGACATCGCCCTGCCTCTGGAAGCCTGCGCCTTAGCTCTGTTGGAATGGGGAATGGAAGAAGAA GGGTTGTTTAGAGTAGCAGGTAGTTCctccaaaacaaagaaattgaag gCTGCTTTAGATTCGGGAATCATTACTGGGCTAGCGGACCTAGAAGAGTATGTACAGGATGTCCACTCAATATCTG GTGCATTAAAGTTGTACTTGAGAGAGCTCCCTGAGCCGTTGATGACCTTCGACTTATTCCAGGACTGGATGGAAGCAGGAAG TACTCAAGACCCACAGGTTAAGTTACAGGCACTGTGGAGTGTGTGCGACAGACTGCCCAAGCAAAACTACAACAATTTTAG ATACTTGATAAAATTTCTGGCTACCATCTCGACCAACTCGGAAGTTAACAAGATGAGCGCGAGCAATCTTGCTCTGGTGTTGGCGCCAAATCTCATCTGGTCTCGAGAAGAAGGAGG ACTTGGTGTCATGGTTACGGGCGTGGCTTCCATGATTGTACAGACCATCATCCAGCATGCTGATTGGTTCTTTCCTGGAG AGTTTGATTTCCAGCCGTCCACACCAGGTAGCGCTGGCAGCACACCCCAGGGTTCCAGCACGATGCTGTCCGCCGTGGGGGACAGCGCGGAACCCGTGAACGGTAGCGGGGACCACAGCCTGCTGGCCGACAAACTCCACGCAGCACACACAGAGAGCACACAACACGATGTCACACAATCAGAGGG GTTACTAAAGCAGGGCCCGTTCGGAGTCCCCACCCAGCCTAGTCCACAGGTTAGCCCCTATGTAAGCCCGCGGGTCAGCCCCACCCTCGGTAGGAAAAAGAAACAgcccgcccctccccctcctggtGGAACCCCCGGGCGGGGGTCGCCAGGCGCCGCACAGTTACAGGACACGAGTCTCAGCCCCCAGCCGGACACACCGGTCAGTATGGAACTGCCCAAAACACCGGAGCGGCGGGTCAGCGGTAACATGTCCAGACCGTCCGCCCCGCCTCCTCCCAAACCTCGGGACAAACCCAACTCCAGACACTCTTCCAACACCTCGCTCGATAAAGTCCCTGGACCAGAAACGGCAGACGCAGCCGGCGACAAACCGCCAAGTACGCCGGAGAGAGTTCCCCCCACCCCACCCGGTAAACCACCCCGCCCTGCACCAGCTCGACCAGAGGCACCGCCCAAGAGACCCACCGCGGAACAAATCAAACCTATCGTTGATCCCCCCAACGAAgaaagcccccctcccatcaaCGCTCCAgaaagcccccctccctctaTGGAACCATTAGAGAAACCCATCGTAGCAAAAAGGCCATCCATGGAGAGAAAAACAGACGTCGGGACAACAGAAAAACTCACACCTCCCCCAGTAGCTGATCGACCCAAACGGACTGGGTCCACGGGTACTAAACCCCAGCCAGCCCAACGCTCTATCTCCTGCCCAGGGTCATCAGAGGATAGCGAAGAAGCCAGACCTAGGGTTAACAGTAAAGAGGAAGTGGCAGCTCTTTAG